From Desulfuromonas soudanensis, the proteins below share one genomic window:
- the dnaA gene encoding chromosomal replication initiator protein DnaA, with translation MNKLWQETLVHLEQALNPQHFTTWIKPIRFVSLKKDLIQLEVPNRFVLDWIRIHYSQLIQETLSNIGAVVYRIQFSIATQNSDSILPENKLSPGINKNQQEIKIEPQPRSCNYAFNLNSKYSFDEFVSGSSNQFAYAAAMAVANNPATTYNPLFIYGGVGLGKTHLVNAIGNAILRKNPDMKVCYYTSEKFMNELINSLRYAKMDEFRNKFRTMDVLLIDDVQFIAGKERTQEEFFHTFNSLYESHKQIVVTSDKFPKEIPGLEERLRSRFEWGLIADIQAPDMETKHAILKMKAEQNGINLPEDVALFLANSISSNVRELEGFLVRIGAFASLTSTPVTLTMAREVLKDILVEKNRELSIEEIQKVVATYYNIKVSEIKSSRRLKVLVLPRQIAMYLSRQLTSYSYPEIGERFGGKDHSTIIHAIKKIEKAIENDYQLSATINNIKNALAH, from the coding sequence ATGAATAAACTCTGGCAAGAAACACTTGTTCACCTCGAACAAGCTTTGAATCCCCAACATTTCACCACATGGATAAAGCCCATAAGGTTCGTATCTTTAAAGAAAGATTTGATCCAACTTGAGGTTCCAAACCGTTTTGTTCTAGATTGGATAAGAATTCACTATAGTCAACTCATACAGGAAACCTTGTCAAATATAGGGGCAGTTGTCTACCGCATTCAATTCTCCATTGCAACCCAAAATTCGGACTCCATATTACCGGAAAATAAACTCTCCCCAGGAATAAATAAAAATCAACAAGAAATAAAAATAGAGCCCCAACCCCGATCTTGTAATTACGCTTTCAATCTGAATTCCAAATATTCCTTTGATGAATTTGTTTCCGGTTCTTCCAATCAATTTGCCTATGCTGCGGCCATGGCCGTCGCCAACAACCCGGCAACAACGTATAATCCCCTGTTCATCTACGGAGGCGTAGGCCTGGGTAAAACTCATCTGGTCAATGCCATTGGCAACGCCATCCTGCGCAAAAATCCGGATATGAAAGTTTGTTATTATACGTCTGAAAAATTCATGAATGAACTTATAAATTCCCTTCGTTATGCCAAAATGGACGAATTCCGTAATAAATTTCGAACTATGGACGTTCTTCTCATTGACGATGTGCAATTTATTGCCGGCAAGGAACGTACGCAAGAAGAATTTTTTCATACCTTTAATTCACTCTATGAATCACATAAACAAATAGTGGTAACATCTGATAAATTTCCGAAGGAAATTCCAGGTTTGGAGGAACGTCTGCGATCACGATTTGAATGGGGTTTAATCGCCGATATCCAGGCCCCGGACATGGAAACGAAACATGCAATATTGAAAATGAAGGCAGAACAAAATGGGATTAATCTTCCCGAGGATGTGGCCCTTTTTCTTGCCAATTCCATAAGCAGCAACGTGAGAGAATTAGAAGGATTTCTGGTAAGAATAGGGGCTTTTGCCAGCCTGACATCCACTCCGGTTACGTTAACAATGGCCAGGGAGGTTCTCAAAGATATTTTGGTTGAAAAAAACAGGGAACTATCTATAGAAGAAATACAAAAGGTCGTAGCAACTTATTATAATATAAAAGTTTCAGAAATAAAATCATCCCGAAGACTAAAAGTCTTGGTATTACCTAGACAAATAGCAATGTATTTGTCCAGACAATTGACTTCTTACTCTTATCCTGAAATAGGCGAACGATTCGGCGGGAAAGACCATTCCACCATCATCCATGCCATTAAAAAAATAGAGAAAGCAATAGAAAACGACTATCAATTAAGCGCAACAATCAACAATATTAAAAATGCTCTGGCCCACTAA
- the dnaN gene encoding DNA polymerase III subunit beta, protein MHFTIEKDVFLKGLSRIQGIVEKRNTIPILANVLLETRDGVLTLTATDLEVGMRSSYPVSTKLPGKVTVAAKKLFEIIKELPEAELSFLAKDNNWIEIRAGKALFNIVGLSADEFPYFPEPSQEQFFPIKGSLLKEMIEKTLFSISADESKYNLNGIFFKTITDNETTFLRMVATDGHRLSMIQRQIQNLKIDELEKGVIFPRKGIQELKKLAEDGDNDLMIGFMENNSVIKKDQTVVIMRLVDGEFPDYNRVIPKTNEYIVLISRDIFIHSLRRMSILSNEKSRGIKMLIKKDILEISSSNPEIGDAKEDLFIDYQGPEISIGFNAKYILDILQIQNEEKIQILLKDNLSPGLIRPEKDSDYTAVVMPMRL, encoded by the coding sequence ATGCACTTTACAATTGAAAAGGATGTCTTTCTCAAAGGCCTCTCAAGAATTCAGGGTATTGTCGAAAAACGCAATACCATTCCCATTCTTGCTAATGTACTTCTCGAAACAAGAGACGGCGTTCTTACTCTGACAGCGACAGACCTGGAAGTAGGCATGCGCTCCTCCTATCCGGTTTCGACAAAATTGCCCGGAAAAGTGACCGTCGCGGCTAAAAAACTTTTCGAAATTATCAAGGAATTGCCAGAAGCAGAACTTTCTTTTTTAGCCAAAGATAATAATTGGATTGAAATTAGGGCTGGAAAGGCATTATTCAATATTGTTGGTTTATCGGCCGATGAATTTCCTTATTTTCCTGAGCCTTCTCAGGAACAATTTTTTCCTATAAAAGGATCTCTTTTAAAAGAGATGATTGAAAAAACTCTTTTTTCAATATCAGCTGATGAAAGTAAATATAATTTAAATGGTATTTTTTTTAAAACAATCACAGATAATGAAACAACATTTTTACGAATGGTGGCCACAGATGGCCACCGTTTATCAATGATACAAAGACAAATTCAAAATCTTAAAATTGATGAACTGGAAAAAGGTGTTATTTTCCCTAGAAAAGGTATACAGGAATTAAAAAAACTCGCCGAAGATGGTGACAATGATTTGATGATTGGTTTTATGGAAAATAACTCCGTCATTAAAAAAGATCAAACTGTAGTAATTATGCGCCTGGTCGATGGAGAATTTCCTGACTATAATAGGGTTATTCCAAAAACCAATGAATATATTGTTTTGATTTCAAGGGACATTTTTATTCATTCATTGCGAAGGATGTCAATCCTATCGAACGAAAAATCTCGCGGAATTAAAATGTTAATAAAAAAAGATATCCTTGAAATATCTTCCTCCAACCCGGAAATAGGCGATGCGAAAGAGGATCTGTTTATTGATTATCAAGGTCCAGAAATATCTATAGGATTTAATGCAAAATATATACTCGATATTTTACAAATTCAAAATGAAGAAAAAATACAAATTCTTCTTAAGGACAATCTTTCGCCAGGTCTGATTAGACCTGAAAAAGATTCTGATTACACGGCAGTTGTAATGCCAATGCGTCTCTAA
- the recF gene encoding DNA replication/repair protein RecF (All proteins in this family for which functions are known are DNA-binding proteins that assist the filamentation of RecA onto DNA for the initiation of recombination or recombinational repair.), protein MYLSSLALRNFRNIVETEILPSPAFNVLWGDNGQGKTNILESIYIIGHLKSFRNTRNEDLIEHNSIRSQLHGEIISGGSKRTVDIGIESRGKEVLLDGKEVRHAATFFSALRPVIFSPEEVALTKGAPAGRRALLDRAIFQIDPAYLPRAQEYERCLRQRNALFRTPGGTNQIASWTEALIRAGLHIRRSRSAYLTRITAIFNDVYKKISGNRETASIILPYTPENEQGLEDYFRQELERCRHREILTGQTLAGPHRDDPLFQINGRSIRQFASQGQQRSFMLAFKTAQIIDIEEQTGEPPVLLLDDMTSELDKNRQGYFFNFLLSRKGQVFVTTTDIQPMISAGLTEARFFSVKNGILRQDQ, encoded by the coding sequence ATGTATCTGTCAAGCCTGGCTTTACGGAATTTCAGAAACATTGTTGAAACGGAAATTTTACCAAGTCCAGCATTCAATGTTTTGTGGGGAGATAATGGTCAAGGCAAAACCAATATTCTCGAATCAATTTATATTATAGGGCACCTCAAAAGTTTTCGTAATACACGCAATGAAGATCTCATTGAACACAATAGTATTCGAAGTCAACTCCATGGTGAAATTATATCGGGAGGAAGTAAACGCACGGTCGATATTGGCATTGAAAGCCGAGGGAAGGAAGTTTTACTCGATGGCAAGGAAGTACGTCATGCTGCCACCTTTTTTTCGGCTTTAAGACCCGTCATTTTTTCCCCGGAGGAAGTTGCTCTTACGAAAGGCGCTCCGGCAGGGCGACGAGCCTTGCTCGACAGGGCAATTTTCCAGATCGATCCGGCATACCTCCCCCGTGCTCAGGAATATGAGCGATGTCTCCGCCAGCGCAATGCGCTTTTTCGAACGCCAGGAGGGACAAATCAAATTGCATCCTGGACCGAAGCCCTGATCCGCGCGGGACTTCATATTCGTCGAAGTCGCTCCGCTTACCTGACCCGAATAACGGCAATATTTAACGACGTTTACAAAAAAATAAGTGGAAACCGGGAAACAGCATCCATTATTCTTCCCTATACGCCAGAAAATGAACAGGGTCTCGAAGATTACTTTCGACAAGAATTGGAACGTTGCCGACATAGAGAGATCCTGACAGGTCAGACACTGGCCGGACCGCATCGCGATGACCCCCTATTTCAAATAAATGGACGTTCAATTCGCCAGTTTGCCTCCCAGGGACAACAACGTTCATTTATGCTCGCGTTCAAAACCGCCCAGATTATTGATATAGAGGAACAGACAGGGGAACCCCCCGTTCTTCTTTTGGATGATATGACCAGCGAGTTGGACAAAAATAGGCAAGGGTATTTTTTTAATTTTCTCCTGTCCCGCAAAGGCCAGGTTTTTGTCACAACGACCGATATTCAGCCCATGATCAGCGCAGGGCTCACCGAAGCTCGTTTTTTTTCTGTCAAGAATGGAATACTGCGACAGGATCAATAA
- the gyrB gene encoding DNA topoisomerase (ATP-hydrolyzing) subunit B: protein MTEKTTKEYGASSIKVLEGLSAVRKRPAMYIGSTGEMGLHHLIYEVVDNSIDESLAGYCDDIFVTLHVDGSATIEDNGRGIPVDIMPAQNKPAAEVVLTVLHAGGKFDNDSYKVSGGLHGVGISVVNALSKRLELEIRRNNIIYRQSYERGIPMTPLREEGDTIKRGTCITFWPDEEIFETTVFSFETLSQRLREMAFLNAGVTVRILDERSEKRHDFHYEGGISSFVEYINRAKTPIHPTPIYFTGSREGVEIEVAMQYNDGYDEKIFSFANNINTHEGGTHLIGFKAALTRTMNTYATSNNLLKNIKTAISGDDLREGMAAVISVKLPDPQFEGQTKTKLGNSEIKGFVEVLMNEKLSTFLEENPQTARKILEKGIDAARAREAARKARDLTRRKGALDGLSLPGKLADCQEKDPALCEIYLVEGDSAGGSAKQGRDRKSQAILPLKGKILNVEKARFDKMLTSNEIRTLITAMGTSIGKDDFDVSKLRYHRIIIMTDADVDGSHIRTLLLTFFFRQMTELVERGHLYIAQPPLYKAKRGKKELYLKDEEALLEYLLSEGVEGLTVQMEKSGKAIRGKQIVPMLRNIIDYNKHFEKMVRKGVHAEVLKIFVYGKIQNGFADMADLTPLALKLKEIEPRADFQVIEEPARILFTLGNIRARIDQTVLEHLSSHEYKLLLQAYRLVEDICLDERAFISHESKEETSVSDRQDILSFILERAKKGQYIQRYKGLGEMNPEQLWETTMDPEKRILLQVKIEDAIEADAIFTVLMGDQVEPRRQFIETNALNVSNLDI, encoded by the coding sequence ATGACTGAAAAAACAACAAAAGAATATGGTGCATCAAGTATCAAAGTATTAGAAGGTCTTTCTGCTGTAAGAAAAAGGCCGGCCATGTACATTGGCTCTACAGGAGAGATGGGTCTCCACCACCTGATTTATGAAGTGGTAGATAACTCTATCGATGAGTCATTGGCCGGATATTGTGATGATATTTTTGTGACGTTGCACGTAGACGGTTCTGCGACCATTGAAGACAATGGTCGCGGAATACCCGTTGATATAATGCCTGCACAAAATAAACCAGCAGCTGAAGTCGTTTTGACAGTTCTTCATGCAGGGGGCAAATTTGATAACGATTCCTATAAGGTCTCAGGAGGGCTCCACGGAGTTGGTATATCCGTAGTCAATGCCCTTTCAAAACGACTCGAACTGGAAATCCGTCGTAACAATATAATTTATAGACAGAGTTATGAACGCGGAATTCCCATGACACCTTTGCGCGAAGAAGGTGACACCATAAAAAGGGGCACCTGTATTACCTTCTGGCCGGACGAAGAGATATTTGAAACGACTGTCTTTTCATTTGAAACACTTTCTCAACGTCTCAGGGAAATGGCCTTTCTCAATGCGGGTGTGACCGTACGTATTCTGGATGAACGAAGCGAAAAAAGGCATGATTTCCATTATGAAGGAGGAATTTCTTCCTTTGTTGAATATATAAACCGGGCCAAAACCCCGATTCATCCCACTCCGATCTATTTCACCGGATCCAGGGAAGGAGTGGAAATTGAGGTGGCCATGCAGTACAACGACGGCTACGACGAAAAAATATTTTCATTCGCCAACAATATAAACACCCATGAGGGCGGAACACACCTCATCGGTTTTAAAGCTGCTTTAACGCGCACTATGAACACCTACGCTACCTCGAACAACCTCCTTAAAAACATAAAGACAGCGATATCCGGAGACGATTTGCGAGAAGGAATGGCGGCGGTTATTTCTGTCAAACTTCCCGACCCCCAATTCGAGGGGCAGACCAAAACAAAACTCGGCAATTCGGAGATCAAGGGTTTTGTTGAAGTCCTTATGAATGAAAAGCTCTCCACCTTCCTGGAGGAAAATCCCCAGACGGCCCGCAAAATTCTGGAAAAGGGGATCGATGCAGCCCGAGCTCGTGAAGCGGCTCGCAAGGCCCGAGATCTCACCCGGAGAAAGGGCGCCCTCGACGGGCTATCGCTTCCTGGAAAGCTCGCCGACTGCCAGGAAAAAGACCCGGCTCTCTGTGAAATATATCTGGTCGAGGGCGACTCGGCGGGGGGAAGCGCCAAACAGGGTCGTGACCGCAAATCCCAGGCCATTCTCCCCCTCAAGGGGAAGATCCTCAACGTCGAAAAGGCCCGTTTCGACAAGATGTTGACATCCAATGAAATCCGGACCCTGATCACGGCCATGGGAACAAGCATCGGCAAGGACGACTTCGACGTCTCCAAGCTCCGGTATCACCGAATCATCATCATGACGGATGCCGATGTGGACGGTTCCCACATCCGCACCCTCCTCCTGACGTTTTTCTTTCGCCAGATGACAGAATTGGTGGAGCGCGGTCATCTCTACATTGCCCAACCGCCGCTGTATAAGGCCAAGCGCGGTAAAAAGGAACTCTACCTCAAGGATGAGGAGGCGCTTCTTGAGTATCTTCTCTCCGAAGGGGTGGAAGGATTGACCGTTCAGATGGAAAAGAGTGGCAAGGCCATCCGGGGCAAGCAAATCGTCCCGATGTTGCGCAACATTATCGATTACAACAAACACTTTGAAAAAATGGTCCGCAAGGGGGTGCATGCCGAGGTATTGAAGATATTCGTCTACGGCAAGATTCAAAACGGTTTTGCCGACATGGCCGACCTCACCCCCCTGGCCTTGAAACTCAAGGAAATAGAACCGCGGGCGGACTTTCAGGTCATCGAGGAACCGGCGCGCATACTCTTTACCCTGGGTAACATTCGGGCCCGTATCGACCAGACGGTCCTTGAACACCTCTCTTCCCACGAATACAAACTCCTTCTGCAGGCTTATCGCCTGGTGGAGGATATCTGCCTCGATGAAAGGGCCTTTATTTCCCACGAATCGAAGGAAGAGACTTCCGTCAGCGATCGTCAGGATATCCTCAGCTTTATCCTCGAACGGGCGAAAAAGGGACAGTACATCCAGCGATACAAGGGGCTGGGGGAGATGAATCCGGAGCAACTCTGGGAGACAACCATGGATCCGGAAAAACGGATACTGCTCCAGGTCAAAATCGAGGACGCCATCGAAGCCGACGCGATATTTACCGTTCTCATGGGAGATCAGGTCGAACCGCGCCGTCAATTCATTGAAACCAACGCCCTTAACGTATCAAACTTGGATATCTAA